The following are encoded in a window of Syntrophorhabdaceae bacterium genomic DNA:
- a CDS encoding ferritin family protein — protein MESKDFAAIINLAISKEEEAYDFYMELINAVDDKAAKDALQVIAGEEKKHKEFLVNYRDKGYGNEGLKMTAVVDYKIAEHLEAPEPKAGMESKDVFLIAAHREKASHEFYLSLASMHSSGEARNMLLMMAAEELKHKEKMEYYYANAAFPQTSGG, from the coding sequence ATGGAAAGCAAGGATTTTGCAGCCATTATCAATCTCGCAATATCAAAAGAGGAAGAAGCCTACGATTTTTACATGGAACTCATAAACGCCGTCGATGACAAGGCGGCCAAGGACGCGCTGCAGGTCATCGCCGGCGAGGAAAAAAAGCACAAGGAGTTCCTCGTAAATTACCGCGACAAGGGCTACGGGAACGAAGGCCTGAAAATGACGGCTGTCGTCGATTACAAGATCGCGGAGCATCTCGAGGCCCCTGAGCCTAAGGCCGGCATGGAAAGCAAGGATGTCTTCCTCATTGCCGCCCATCGCGAGAAGGCGTCCCACGAGTTCTACCTCTCCCTTGCCTCCATGCATTCTTCGGGAGAGGCGCGGAATATGCTCCTTATGATGGCCGCGGAAGAGCTGAAGCACAAGGAGAAGATGGAATACTATTACGCGAACGCCGCATTCCCGCAAACATCGGGAGGGTGA